Proteins from a genomic interval of Ensifer canadensis:
- a CDS encoding Crp/Fnr family transcriptional regulator gives MPDTITFAETTLPPPPTAAFSTTKLSPNRQRLVGEHATLLFQGGRNRQLYRVVDGCVALSQLLDDGRRQITDVLGPGRLFGFTHDGRNIATAETLTFARIETLAASQVEDGDHGPAVAAELKATLHRMQAHATLLGRKTATEKVATALIDLADQFAWRGRAGSAARFSFNLYLSRADLADWLGLTVETVSRCLNRFKRDGLIDFNHPKTVRILDEQHLRTMAGLVRRD, from the coding sequence ATGCCCGATACGATCACTTTCGCGGAAACAACACTTCCGCCCCCGCCAACGGCGGCCTTTTCGACGACCAAGCTCTCCCCCAACCGGCAGCGACTGGTAGGGGAGCACGCCACTCTGCTCTTCCAGGGAGGGCGAAACCGCCAACTCTATCGCGTCGTCGACGGCTGTGTCGCGCTGTCGCAATTGCTCGACGACGGCCGTCGCCAGATCACCGACGTGCTCGGCCCGGGACGGCTCTTCGGCTTCACCCATGACGGCCGCAATATCGCCACTGCCGAAACGCTGACCTTCGCCCGGATAGAGACGCTCGCCGCCAGCCAGGTCGAAGACGGCGACCACGGGCCCGCTGTCGCCGCCGAACTTAAGGCGACGCTGCACCGGATGCAGGCACACGCAACTCTGCTCGGACGTAAGACAGCGACGGAGAAGGTTGCCACGGCGCTCATCGATCTTGCCGACCAGTTCGCATGGCGCGGTCGCGCCGGAAGCGCCGCCCGGTTCAGCTTCAACCTCTATCTCTCGCGTGCCGACCTGGCTGACTGGCTGGGCCTGACGGTCGAGACCGTCAGCCGCTGCCTCAACCGTTTCAAGCGCGATGGCCTGATCGACTTCAACCATCCGAAGACGGTGCGCATCCTCGACGAGCAGCATTTGCGGACGATGGCAGGCCTGGTGCGCAGGGACTGA
- a CDS encoding transporter substrate-binding domain-containing protein, producing MNVIAKICSCAAVALSLLGTTASAGTIEDIRARGALRIPAILNEVPYFNKDPRTGEWQGFVIDMATDIARTLDVKLEVVESSWSNAILDVQSGKVDMAFAVTATPVRAMSVSFSDPTYYNSFVVVSSKDEVNNKTWSELNDPKYTFAVDLGSAQDLITQQYLPKANILRFKTRDEAIVAVTTGKADGLVNTMLNGLVISKKAPAVGSVKVPTPVLATPSVIALNYGSDETFKSFVSAWAEYNRRIGNNQTWIVKSLEPFGIALEDMPVGFGFGG from the coding sequence ATGAATGTTATTGCGAAAATCTGTAGTTGCGCCGCCGTCGCCCTGTCATTGCTGGGAACGACGGCGTCTGCTGGTACGATCGAGGATATAAGGGCGCGTGGTGCTCTTCGTATCCCCGCGATCCTCAATGAAGTTCCCTATTTCAACAAGGATCCGCGCACAGGAGAGTGGCAAGGATTTGTCATTGATATGGCCACCGACATCGCCAGAACGCTTGATGTGAAGCTTGAAGTGGTCGAGTCGAGTTGGTCGAATGCAATCCTCGATGTGCAAAGCGGCAAGGTCGATATGGCTTTTGCAGTCACCGCAACCCCTGTGAGGGCGATGTCCGTGTCGTTCTCCGATCCGACCTACTACAACAGCTTTGTGGTCGTGTCGTCCAAGGATGAAGTCAATAACAAGACCTGGAGCGAACTGAACGATCCGAAATACACCTTCGCCGTCGACCTCGGTTCGGCTCAGGACTTGATTACGCAACAGTATCTGCCGAAGGCAAACATCCTTCGCTTCAAGACGCGTGACGAGGCGATCGTCGCAGTGACGACGGGCAAAGCCGACGGTCTCGTCAATACGATGCTGAATGGCCTTGTGATTTCAAAGAAGGCCCCGGCAGTTGGAAGCGTCAAGGTGCCAACCCCGGTTCTGGCCACGCCCTCGGTCATCGCGCTTAACTACGGTTCCGACGAGACCTTCAAGTCCTTTGTGTCTGCCTGGGCAGAGTACAACCGCCGCATCGGCAACAATCAGACATGGATCGTCAAGAGCCTTGAGCCTTTTGGCATTGCCCTTGAAGATATGCCAGTCGGTTTCGGCTTCGGCGGCTGA
- a CDS encoding LysR family transcriptional regulator yields MAKISLTLIQTFYQVARYGSYSGAARELNLSYQSASNHVRRLEQLLNGKLIDSEQGAKRITLTPRGRALYNLLHPELDIMLERLSKLIESQRSSLRVGMPQAIFFYLFPKVLSKFRESFPDMEFAVYERDTVLAELVKNGSLDVCISERYFGDPVVPQRLLGSYHLSLVYPCQWGAPPEQKDIPLWAKDRPFITYEPGQTLRNLAVDFLGRDGAVVQPVISTSGSSSVKRCVEEGMGFSIIPSWCVLPEDKTIVSTKLANLPEVRVYFGSAGFLQKHPAVQQLFEECQSELVGPVLDPPRSGELTPAAP; encoded by the coding sequence ATGGCCAAAATCAGCCTCACGCTCATCCAGACGTTCTACCAGGTCGCCAGATACGGGTCATATTCCGGTGCGGCGCGGGAGCTTAACTTGAGCTATCAGTCGGCCTCGAACCATGTTCGACGGTTGGAGCAATTGCTCAACGGAAAGCTCATAGATTCCGAGCAGGGTGCTAAGCGGATCACGCTGACCCCGAGGGGGCGCGCACTGTACAACCTGCTGCATCCCGAGCTGGACATCATGCTGGAGCGGCTGAGCAAGCTGATCGAGAGCCAACGGTCATCGCTGCGTGTGGGAATGCCGCAAGCAATTTTCTTCTACCTTTTTCCAAAGGTGCTTTCGAAATTTCGCGAGAGTTTTCCAGACATGGAGTTCGCAGTCTATGAACGCGATACGGTCTTGGCGGAGCTTGTCAAGAACGGAAGCCTGGATGTGTGTATTTCGGAGCGGTACTTCGGTGACCCGGTCGTGCCGCAGCGACTGTTGGGCAGCTATCACCTCAGCCTTGTCTATCCTTGTCAATGGGGAGCGCCACCGGAGCAGAAGGACATCCCGTTATGGGCGAAGGATCGGCCGTTCATCACCTATGAGCCGGGTCAGACTTTGCGCAATCTTGCGGTCGACTTCCTCGGTCGCGATGGAGCCGTCGTCCAGCCCGTGATCTCTACCTCGGGAAGTTCCAGCGTGAAACGCTGCGTCGAGGAGGGTATGGGCTTTTCAATCATCCCGTCCTGGTGCGTCCTGCCGGAAGACAAAACCATCGTCAGCACGAAGCTGGCAAACCTGCCGGAGGTCCGCGTGTACTTCGGTAGTGCAGGCTTTCTGCAAAAGCATCCGGCGGTACAGCAGCTTTTTGAGGAATGTCAGTCAGAGCTGGTCGGCCCCGTCCTGGATCCTCCGCGCAGCGGCGAACTCACTCCTGCAGCGCCGTAA
- a CDS encoding NAD(P)/FAD-dependent oxidoreductase — MPFAQPSSVVIAGSGIVGAAAAYFLARRGVRVDLFDADVPASQATGAADGAVSVASKRPGPMMEAALCGIALYRQLARDGLFADCFKSRSTFIVATSKAECDVLEAHSKALAGAGVRTATLAPQAARNRFPVLSPDALMIVEVHDEGHAIGYQIVHRFLTAAGVVVHRGHAVESLLLASDGSRVEGVATAKGDVRADAVVVAAGTGSARLLGIEHALIPRKGQLLITERARALNAAMPGAIMSGRYLLSKGSQNAPQAKLPKGLGLVIDPLQTGQFLIGGTREDHGDRRNNDIDAVSRILRDAVALVPGLADVRLLRSFAGVRTAVIDGLPLVGRLPHLINAYVATGFEGDGICLGPITGKAISQMVCGETPDMSLAAFDPARFGKSETVAWA, encoded by the coding sequence ATGCCATTTGCACAGCCATCTTCCGTCGTCATAGCCGGTTCCGGAATCGTCGGTGCGGCGGCGGCCTATTTTCTTGCGCGCCGCGGAGTGAGGGTCGACCTGTTCGATGCGGATGTTCCGGCATCGCAGGCCACGGGAGCAGCCGACGGTGCGGTTTCCGTGGCGAGCAAACGCCCCGGTCCGATGATGGAGGCGGCGCTTTGCGGCATCGCGCTCTATCGCCAGCTGGCGCGAGACGGTCTGTTTGCAGATTGCTTCAAAAGCCGATCGACCTTCATCGTCGCAACCTCCAAGGCGGAGTGCGATGTCCTTGAAGCCCACTCGAAGGCACTTGCAGGTGCTGGCGTGCGGACGGCGACACTTGCCCCGCAGGCTGCCCGCAATCGATTTCCCGTACTGTCGCCGGACGCGTTGATGATCGTCGAGGTGCATGATGAGGGTCACGCGATCGGCTATCAAATCGTGCACCGCTTCCTCACAGCTGCCGGTGTCGTTGTTCACCGAGGCCACGCTGTTGAGAGCCTGCTTCTTGCGAGTGACGGCAGCCGTGTCGAGGGTGTCGCCACGGCGAAAGGCGACGTCAGAGCCGACGCAGTGGTCGTTGCAGCTGGCACCGGATCGGCCCGATTGCTCGGTATTGAACACGCCCTTATCCCACGCAAGGGTCAGCTTCTCATCACCGAAAGGGCGCGCGCACTGAACGCGGCCATGCCCGGGGCGATCATGTCAGGGCGATATCTGCTCAGCAAGGGCAGCCAAAATGCGCCACAAGCCAAACTCCCGAAGGGACTGGGGCTTGTCATCGACCCCCTGCAAACGGGGCAGTTCCTGATTGGAGGAACACGCGAAGATCATGGGGACCGCCGCAACAATGACATCGACGCGGTATCGCGGATCTTGCGAGATGCCGTCGCCCTTGTGCCGGGCCTTGCCGATGTGAGGCTTCTGCGCAGCTTTGCCGGAGTCCGCACGGCGGTGATCGATGGGCTGCCACTGGTCGGGCGATTACCGCATCTCATAAATGCCTATGTCGCGACCGGCTTCGAGGGCGACGGCATTTGCCTCGGGCCGATCACCGGAAAGGCAATTTCGCAGATGGTCTGCGGGGAGACGCCGGATATGTCGCTTGCGGCATTCGACCCTGCACGGTTCGGGAAAAGTGAGACCGTCGCATGGGCGTGA
- a CDS encoding 2Fe-2S iron-sulfur cluster-binding protein produces the protein MNGPKTLRWISQDIPFRQGESVAAALEAAGITSFGRDAVDRETRYFCGIGACQCCLVSINGVATEACLTPAWDGMVIVGLEADLD, from the coding sequence ATGAACGGTCCCAAAACGTTGCGCTGGATCTCGCAGGATATCCCGTTTCGCCAAGGTGAAAGCGTCGCGGCAGCACTGGAGGCAGCCGGGATCACGAGCTTCGGCCGCGACGCCGTTGACCGCGAAACCCGATATTTTTGCGGCATCGGTGCCTGCCAATGTTGCCTCGTCAGCATCAATGGCGTCGCTACGGAAGCCTGCCTTACCCCGGCATGGGATGGGATGGTGATTGTTGGATTGGAGGCGGACCTTGACTGA
- a CDS encoding FAD-dependent oxidoreductase: MTDLDIIVVGGGAAGISAALEASGSGLSVEIIEQRRNVGGAIYRQPIDGVEAVPQPRTARARWKALFSAYRQSGIRLRHSCVFLGIDSDGLVLVEDRLHGAVVHLKARAVVIATGAIEKILPRPGWELSGVSTAGGLQVMMKETGRPPNGRILLAGGGPLLIAVAAQMAKLGNPPVAVVEAGDPIRHPLVTFGLFAYPRLLSEAFSYLCEMTANRTPWLRGCVLTGVRRCDTGLEATLRDRRGQSQTIIVDRVGLHDGVRSNHFGLPDVAMKADARPIIMRAGDCREALGSIAAEADGRRVGRQVVNLLSGKTRALKDVDAAIAQQRRAQSLLSALFAPVDPTSPLATLPDETILCRCEGRTIGDLRLLAQRSDGLSGREVKHNGRFSMGVCQGRFCAANVAEVLNLISPSQAPAAANDLTGQRWPIRPVSIGALTRAISQHNSNDERGSK; this comes from the coding sequence TTGACTGATCTGGACATCATCGTTGTTGGAGGCGGGGCTGCCGGGATTTCCGCCGCCCTAGAGGCAAGCGGATCTGGCCTCTCAGTCGAGATCATCGAGCAGCGACGGAATGTCGGCGGCGCGATATATCGCCAACCGATCGACGGCGTTGAAGCCGTACCTCAGCCCCGCACGGCACGGGCTCGATGGAAGGCCCTTTTTTCCGCCTATCGACAATCGGGCATTCGACTGCGCCACTCCTGTGTCTTTCTCGGCATCGACAGTGATGGGCTCGTCCTCGTCGAGGATCGCCTTCACGGCGCCGTCGTGCATCTCAAGGCGCGCGCGGTCGTGATCGCAACAGGGGCAATCGAAAAGATACTGCCTCGTCCAGGCTGGGAACTTTCGGGCGTTTCCACCGCCGGCGGGTTGCAAGTCATGATGAAGGAAACAGGACGACCGCCGAACGGCAGAATCCTACTTGCCGGAGGCGGCCCGCTTCTTATCGCAGTCGCCGCGCAAATGGCCAAGTTGGGAAACCCGCCAGTCGCCGTCGTTGAAGCGGGCGATCCCATTCGGCACCCGCTGGTCACCTTTGGCCTGTTTGCTTACCCCAGACTTCTGAGCGAGGCATTTTCCTATCTGTGCGAGATGACGGCAAACCGAACCCCTTGGCTGCGAGGCTGTGTCCTCACAGGGGTTCGGCGATGCGACACGGGCCTGGAGGCGACGCTGCGTGATCGGAGAGGTCAATCACAGACGATCATAGTCGATCGTGTCGGCCTCCACGACGGCGTGAGATCAAACCACTTCGGCCTTCCCGATGTCGCTATGAAGGCGGACGCCCGACCAATCATCATGAGGGCTGGCGACTGCCGGGAAGCGCTCGGTTCGATCGCAGCAGAAGCCGATGGCAGGCGCGTGGGGCGCCAGGTGGTGAACCTATTGTCCGGTAAAACGCGCGCACTCAAGGACGTCGACGCCGCGATCGCACAACAGCGTCGCGCTCAGAGCCTGCTCTCAGCGCTGTTTGCGCCGGTTGACCCCACCTCCCCGCTGGCCACCCTTCCTGACGAGACTATCTTGTGCCGCTGCGAAGGCCGCACGATTGGGGATCTCCGGCTGCTTGCACAACGGAGCGATGGCCTCTCCGGACGTGAAGTGAAACACAACGGCCGATTTTCGATGGGGGTCTGCCAAGGGCGCTTCTGCGCCGCAAATGTTGCCGAAGTGCTGAACCTCATCAGCCCGTCGCAAGCGCCAGCAGCGGCCAACGATCTGACGGGCCAGCGCTGGCCCATCCGCCCAGTATCCATCGGCGCTTTGACGCGCGCCATTTCCCAACACAATTCGAACGACGAACGAGGTTCCAAATGA